The region TGTACAACGACATGTTTGTAGATGATATACCAACAGAACTCTCCTCTTTAGAAAAACTTGAGCAGATTCTCATTGCGCAAAgaattgtttttgaaaaaatagtGGTCATGCCAAAAGGCCAACAAAGGAAGATAAAAGGTGCAATTTGCAATGTCCCAGTTGAATGTGACAAGACTTGCCAAACTCTACCACGTGTACCTGAAAGTTCTGGGATTATTTTGTTAAAACTGAAACGTAAACTGCAGTTTAGAGGACATGTGTACTATCAAGCTGTGCGCCCTGATGTGTTACTTTATGCTCTCAATTGGCTGGTAGTTAACAACGAATTATATAAAACAATTACCATAGACGTTGATAAACTGGACAGAAATcttacaaatttacaaaagaCATCTGCAATTTCTGAGTGCACTATAAATACAACAGCACAGCCAGTAAGCGACCAAAATATAATTAGAGATGAACATATCAGTGAACAAATCAATGAACCAGAAAATGAGGAACTTGTTATAAATGAAACAAGCAAAAACACAGAACAGAATGAACAAGAGGAGGAAATAGATGATCCATTAAATGAACATAGAGCTCCAACCATGAAACATGTATGCAAGCAATTATACCAGAGTACCCTGTTACAAGTGATCATCAAAATGCATctacaggaaataaaatatACAGTGTCGCACCAGGAGAAAATAAGCATCCAGTCTCATTAATGATGGATAAACAGTGTGAAGAACTAGCATTTCCTGTTTTGTTTCCTAAAGGTAGATATGGTTACACTACAGAAAGAGAGATTAAGTTAACTCCAACTAAATACTTTAATGCAAGGTTACTTCATCACAGTGGCAGGTTTGCAACTAACCcagaatatttatttttttgcacaGTTTATAATTGAACAAAAGAAGGTCTCTGATAGTATAAACATAGCTTTGAAAAAAGTCCACGGTCAATTTTATTTGTAACTGCTTCACAAATACGATTCAATGACCAAACCTTACAGAATCGTATTTTTAAAGATCAGGCGTATTTATTTTTGCGACAAATCCCTGGTACCCCACCTTATTGGCAACGATTTATGTATGAAGTCATAGCTATGGTCAAGCAACTTGATATTCCAACTTGGTTTATGACTTTATCTTGTGCTGACCTTAGATGGCCagaattgtttgaaattatttccaGAATACAAGGAAAAGATATTACTGATGAAGAGGTTGATGCTCTATCTTATGATGAGAAATGTATGTCGATGCGCTTTCCTTCTGCGTGTATTGaatattaaaggggctaggtcacgcaatgttaggcaatttcagcactgatcaaatTGTCATAGAATTAACTTACATatcaaaataacggctcaaaactatagaagaactctaacaaaacacagggaagccaagaagggacgtggatggacaaaactggagaggattgaaatggattgaatttgcgtaaatttgaaaaacgtcggcccaccttttttcaaatttatatcaatctatatcaaaatgtcatttacaaagctggaaaatcattctcagttgttatgtggccgtgattttgcaaatgaaagactcttgctctgccaatttgacgtttagaggtcataattaacaaaattaaacaaaattacctaaaatagcgtgacctagcccctttaacaaatCTCCTTTTGTTTCGTTTAACACTACGAAATTTACGAAAACAAGGTTGTGTGTGTATCCTTAAAGTGTCTCCTGTATTCCGAAAACTAGTCACCAGTCTtctaaaacagaaaatgaagTGTAAACAATACAGTTTCCATGGCAACCGATTAAATCGctttcaaaaactttgaaaatccaCCAAAATTGCCCGTAAATACGGAAAAAACAAAGTGATATTGATTATACTACgtctaaagtttttaaaaacGCGAGCACCGTGTGCTATTGGAACAAGTCTTCCGgaattacaatttttttctcaaaagaatatttgtgatAAAATAGACTTTCATATCGCGCGACAAACTTGGTGATGTAAACAACCCTTATGCATGCTAGTCTAAACGTGGGTTACCAAGGCAAAAGTGGCCCCGATAAAATTCACGAAGTGATTCTCGTTTATTTTATGTTGAAGTGCTCCCTGGACTCAGCTAAGGAAAGAAAACTGTGTTGATCTGTCATCAAGTGTCTAACTTCACGTACTCCTTTCTTAGCCcatgttttataataaattGGACTATTTCCCACCTTAATTAGAGAATTGTGCCACAGATTCATTGACCAAAACTGTTTGTTCGAAGTGATGTTACCATTCAAGCCAATTTCCGACCATATTTGCAAGACTTCAGACAGAAAAGTATCagatattttaatatttatgtagatcatttttgtaaagatttCCTTTCAAGATGTCCGTTTCTCCATTTTctgttacatgtaaattgaaaaacaacATCCATTTTCCATGGTTGTCctcatttaaatatttttaatccaGGTTGATTCAAGTGCtctattaaaatatttaatgtcAGTCATCCTTAAGCCACCGCTTTGTATTCACTGATGATAATGTCTGGCTTTGTTTTGTCCCCCTTCCCATCCCATAAAAAGTTATAAAAGATCCTGTTGATCTCATCTAAGGTTTTATAATTAATTCTTTTGATGGCAGGGGTGATCAAATATAGACAAATTGAGATGCAACAAGGCTCCTTAACACAGTTATTTTCCCTAACAGACTCAGTCTCTGGTATTTCCAGGAGCTTAAGACATTTTgtcctttttctattttttcatcATAATTTTCTTTTACACTTGCTTCAGAATTGGTGGATATCCAGACTACTAAGGATTTCAGAGGAAAAAACGTCATTGCATCTGGCCTTAGGACCTATCTGTAGCACTTATGTTTTCTTGTTAGGAAGTCACAGACCAGAGATAGAACTAAACTGCTCTAAATCTTGTAGAGCTACTGTGAATGAATGATTTTTTAGAGCTGTCTAGAATTGTACTGTCGTCAGTAAactggctaatttttatttctttgctcTGCACCGAGATTCCTTTaatagttttattttgtttcattttttcggCCAAAAGTTCCacataaagaataaaaatgtagGGAGATCCTTATCCTCAGAATTCAAGAATTGAAGACCCATAGAGAGGTGGCTACTATCACGGGAGTTTGTTTTGTAGCTGTAAATGCCGCAATAAAAGGTCCGCATTCATTCAACATTTCATTATCTGAAGTGATAAAATCAGTGTCAGTCACCTTGAGTTGACTGATTACACTGTTTTTGCAATGTCTCTTTTCTAGGTTTAAGTAATACTTTTTGTTCGTTTCACCTTCATTATGCCACCCACATTTTGATCTTAAGATGTCACCTGTTGTTTTGTACTCAGGTTTTTTCTCCTACTCTCTTGTTTTTTGATCTAACTTCCTTTGAATTGTGGCAGTTTCTTTGTCCtctctttttctgttttgtatGTCCTTTTGTAGCTTATTCACTAAAGACTGCAATTGTTCCTTTTCTCGTAGCATTTTagactttttatttttagcatAGCATATTGATTTTTCTCTGATCTTAAGTTTAATCATCTCCCACATTAGAGCGGGGTTTACGTATTTGTCTTCTTGGTATTCCAGTTTCACCTGTTCAATTGTTTCTCATATTTGATTTATATATTCAGTTTCTTTgagaaaagatgtgtttagCTTCCAAAAACCTGCTCCTCTTACATTACAGTGGTGCGCAATTCTACTAGTTATCAAGGAGTGAGTGATCTGTCTTGTAGCCTGTTGAGATATCAGTGTTTGAATTTCAGGGTTTCTACAGTGCCACGTATATCTGTGAGCATCTTGGTTTAGGACTTTCCATGCATCTATTAAATCGAGTGTGGCTGCATACTGCTTAATTACTTTTAGTGCCTTTGTATGAGTTTTGGCCAGGCTTCCCTTTTTGGCCCTGTCTAAATCCAGAACAAGGATGAAATCGCCACCAACTATAAAACTGCGGATTATCCTCATTTGGCACATATATGTTGGCTAATGTAATAACTTTTCCATCTAATGTGATCTCACAAATAATGAACCTGACTTCAGGGTCAGAGAAGGAACGTTTCAGTTCAAAGGAAAAATTGTCGTTAGGTAAATATGATAGCTACTCTCGCACTGGCACTATTGCAACTATGAAAAAGGGCTTTATAGCCCATTCGGGCGTAGATGGTGTGTTCCTGTTGTTTGTTTTGCAATAAGAGAGGTTTAgagaacaaagacaaaggaaagtggatgatatgctaatatctttcacattcattgcaacttgtttctattgtttttgtcctctcctTCTTCActgtcaagctgaatattgatatttcgaaaatggcttattcagtttgtttttcttttcttaatgaAATTTTGCATTCTTAGCggagtaaaaataacaatagctttaATTACCATGACACAAGCAAAACCTGttggattctggtacttgtagtcaaatggtaTCATCATAGGGTTATATCTGTTGAGGTTCTAGTGAGTCCAAGATTTTGTTGTAACACCCATAGAAGTATTTCGTTTTGAACAGGCTTCTACCCTTTGCATGTTAGTTTTTACGACAGTTAAGGTccgtttttcaaaagaaaacataccttttctgATTATGAATGGAATAGAGAAGCTCTTGCGCATGCCTTTTAGTGAAATCGAACTCTAGGATAGGAAAACTAATGACTCGAGCTCCAAACTGAGAAGGAATGTTCAAGCAAGTAGAGGTGTTCACGGAAAGTCAATTACAACATTCCTTCCAAATAGCTTACTTCTCGAAGAGAATCACTCTTGTGTGTCTTTACTAGTAGGGAAAATCAAAATGCGTTGGTTTTTTAGATGTAAACAAAGAGTTCGTCTgaataatttttcatttggAAAAGGTTGTTGTGCCGGAACAATTTCATGTTAACAAACTCAGTGTCTCATTCTCTTGCTCTTGGCTCCAACCACGTGTATGTAATGTACTTTGAGGTCTGATTGACTAGAGTACATGTAATTAGTTTCGGGTTTTGCGATACTCAAAGTAAATCTACCAATTTAGAGGTCAgggccgggttgttcgaaagccggttAACGTTAACCCAGGATTAAACGTTTACTGaagtgttatttttttcttgtttaaaaatgtttttcaccTCAAACGTTTGGGTCTAATTTAAGGTAACTACAGATGAAAAGTAAAAGGCAAACAATATAGACAGAAGACCTCaccaaaaatttacaaaactgaaatcaaaattCTCACTAACCCTGGGTTAGCTTAATCAGGCTTTGAACAACCCGGCCCAGGTCTTTTGTTAGGAAATGTTTCTCCCCATGAGGGGAAGGCATTCATCAAATGTCATAAGTCGATCGCCTGAAGGGCTTTGTGTCTCATTAAATTCCATCTTTTTTTGGCAGGCACCTCCATGGAATACACTTGGGAACAGTTAAACGTTTTCAGAATGCGTTTTATAGTTGAGAACGTGGTTTCAGAGGGACTAAGAGTGGTCTTCAAACATGAGTGGGACCTCCTTTACAAATCAACTTTGGGAGAATGGCAAGACACACCTCAGAATGGTCGTGATTTCAGTCACCTAGAGGCAGAACTGAATTTTGACAAAGCACAACTGTATTTGAGCACCATAAAGAATGGCAACACAGCAGAATGGGACTGCTCGTGTTTGTTCTTCGCAATTCTTTGCTCAGTGAGTATTGGATCATCTCTCAGGCCAGTGGTACTCCAAAATGTTTATCGCCTTCGTGAAATCGAAAATGAAATGTTGCATAGTTGGAAGACCTCGCTTACTGATAAAGAACTGCTAAGCTATGTGGCGGAACTTGAAGATACCTTCAGTTCTTTGAATCTTTCAACTAACGAACTGAAAGCCTCAATGTATCGAACGTGCTCTCCAGCGGTGGCGACTGCAGGGCACAGAACTTTGTTTAGGTATCAGCGGGAACAAATTCAGGAGAAAGACAAATGCAATAATGGCAAGCCATTTTCCATTCTTGCCTGTTCACCACCACATGAGGTCGTAAGACGCTGCGAAATTGATAGAATCGCCAATAAGATGCGTGAAATGACAGCTGCAAGTAATGGGGCTGTCAGCACCATTATTATTACAGGTGCGCCTGGTTGCGGCAAGAGTGTGATTGCTCGTCAACTTGGGGAacgtttcttctctgaacattTGCATGACGTTGGAGTGTCATTTGTTGCAACTTTGAATGCACAAACACTCGAGACACTTACTGACTCTTACATTGCATTGGCTTACCAACTGGGCATCACGGAGTATTCTTTAAAAGACCTCAGGAGTAAGGAAACCCAGATCAGCACAATCAAGTCTCTTTTGCCTGCTATCGTTCCAAGagtgcaaacgttttcttcttGGTTGGTAATCTGTGATAATGCTGATGACTTAGCTTTGGTCAACAGCTTCCTTCCTACTAAGGAGTGGGGTAATGGTCAAGTGTTGATCACTACTTGTGGTATGTCTGCAGTGCCTACAAATGCACCTTACACTTACCATGTATCACTTAGTAGAGGAATGCAACGAGATGATGCCATGGAACTTTTGAAACTGGTGTCGCAACTTCCTGACCAGGAGGAAGCAGAGACAGTTGCCAATTATCTTGATTATCAGCCTCTTGCTTTAGCAGCGGCTGCGTATTATGTTCAGTCTTCTCCAAACTCAACACATCCAATAAACAATTGGAAAGCATATCTGCAACAAGTTTCTTCCGGCTTACGTGAAGTTACTGAGGAGGCTCTTGCAAAGGTTAATCTATCTTACTCAAACACAATGACTGTGGCTGTAAAGATGGCGGTTGGTAGAGCTGTCGAGTCAGATGAAGTTATTcgtttggtttttctttttctgtcgcTTTGTAGAAGAGAATTCATACCATTAACgttggttttaaattttgtcaaagCTTGCACTGTGAAGCAAACTGAAGAGTCAATCATGAAGCGTATAGTAAATTGTTCCCTGTTTTGTCTACGTGAAGGAGATGAGCATCCACCTTATTTACAGGTTCACAAAGTCGTGCACGAGGTCATGAAGGAGAAGTCGTTTTGTGGTAGTGAACTCAAAGAACGATTCCAGTGCATAGCTGCAGCAATAAGAGttttttattcacatttgaaGGAGGAACTTGAATTTGCGTCATCACAATTCCGTTTGCTATCAAACGTAAGGAACCTAAACGCGCACTGCCTCCTGCTGCTTGAGCATGTTACTTCTTTGGCTCCAGTGGAGACCACGTTTGAGAATATGTCACCATTCATCTCTCGTCAGGAAGTTTTCTCTTGGCTTCTTACCGCAGCCATTGCTTGTTGTACGATTGATAATCCACAGCATGCAAAGCGGTTTTCAATGGTGGCTGTCAATTTACTGTCGTACCACAGTGAAGCAGATGATAAGTCACTCAGGTCAAACATATTCAACGTCC is a window of Montipora capricornis isolate CH-2021 chromosome 13, ASM3666992v2, whole genome shotgun sequence DNA encoding:
- the LOC138030171 gene encoding uncharacterized protein isoform X2 encodes the protein MGGDGRCDSPGHSAKTGKKIDALAKKEDCAVVQKWKKSIVCHMFWCASSTGAFRAAFDNQIEWLIVKGITDYADGDTSTAEHWSPFASVMAASVVEHILSDPNVFSAWPNHCSEGTSMEYTWEQLNVFRMRFIVENVVSEGLRVVFKHEWDLLYKSTLGEWQDTPQNGRDFSHLEAELNFDKAQLYLSTIKNGNTAEWDCSCLFFAILCSVSIGSSLRPVVLQNVYRLREIENEMLHSWKTSLTDKELLSYVAELEDTFSSLNLSTNELKASMYRTCSPAVATAGHRTLFRYQREQIQEKDKCNNGKPFSILACSPPHEVVRRCEIDRIANKMREMTAASNGAVSTIIITGAPGCGKSVIARQLGERFFSEHLHDVGVSFVATLNAQTLETLTDSYIALAYQLGITEYSLKDLRSKETQISTIKSLLPAIVPRVQTFSSWLVICDNADDLALVNSFLPTKEWGNGQVLITTCGMSAVPTNAPYTYHVSLSRGMQRDDAMELLKLVSQLPDQEEAETVANYLDYQPLALAAAAYYVQSSPNSTHPINNWKAYLQQVSSGLREVTEEALAKVNLSYSNTMTVAVKMAVGRAVESDEVIRLVFLFLSLCRREFIPLTLVLNFVKACTVKQTEESIMKRIVNCSLFCLREGDEHPPYLQVHKVVHEVMKEKSFCGSELKERFQCIAAAIRVFYSHLKEELEFASSQFRLLSNVRNLNAHCLLLLEHVTSLAPVETTFENMSPFISRQEVFSWLLTAAIACCTIDNPQHAKRFSMVAVNLLSYHSEADDKSLRSNIFNVHGNVLQQLCDFKEATFYYEQAFIELKATGEQDRDKAAIYCNLAIVNDSLGRYVEAIKFHKKALSIWKKIQGEEQEQVATTYVNLAIVYSNLGRYVESKEYNEKALSILRKINGEESRNAATSYHSLGITCSNLGQYVDAKEALEKALVIRRQVFGEEHLDVAASYHSIGIVCSNLGQYEQATEFHEKALLIRRNVYGEHPDVAASYHSLSVVCCNLGRYNQAKEWSEKALDIRVRIFGEKHLEVAATFCNLGIVCNNLAQFCEAVHYHEKALTIRTEILGHAHPDVAECYHNLGILYNNLGQHIQAKKLHEKALSIRTMIFGGEHRDVMASLKSLGDVSCNVGAYHSAKELYEKALVGSKKIFGEKHGDVAESFFKLGLVHSNCGDFAIAKELYAKAKEIWKGIHGEAHINVARAYSNLGAVYESMGELHKAKELFEKALVIAKEVLVGEHTAVATLYSKLEALDAHIGRSSES